A single region of the Marinobacter salinisoli genome encodes:
- a CDS encoding PEP-CTERM sorting domain-containing protein gives MKFPLFLSLALFAGNSFALSITNGDFSQGLAGWENVSVGGSASVGPDQALYLDGGIGAEPYSASLWQGDDGSFLFSNPLSLATGESFLSFDLMLASQDLDSSESGSSIFEDSLSIELYDADDWSFDLYFQSGWDFDVTDSWQTVFLDISSLQGRDFALTINLFDEDDGVNSSFALDNFFFTNSNQPDDPVSVSEPASLSLFLIALTGFALRRRSVRNAALTN, from the coding sequence ATGAAGTTTCCCCTTTTCCTCAGTCTGGCTCTATTTGCCGGAAACAGTTTTGCCCTGTCGATAACCAATGGAGATTTCAGTCAGGGTCTTGCCGGCTGGGAAAATGTTTCAGTTGGTGGTAGTGCGAGTGTCGGCCCCGATCAGGCTCTATATCTGGACGGTGGCATCGGCGCGGAGCCCTATTCTGCATCCCTTTGGCAGGGTGATGACGGAAGTTTTCTGTTCTCCAACCCTCTCTCTCTGGCCACCGGAGAAAGCTTCCTTTCGTTTGATTTGATGTTAGCTAGCCAAGACTTGGACAGTAGTGAGTCTGGCTCGTCCATCTTTGAAGATTCCCTCTCAATCGAACTTTACGATGCGGACGATTGGTCCTTTGATCTTTATTTTCAATCCGGCTGGGATTTCGATGTAACAGACAGCTGGCAAACTGTATTTCTGGATATCTCTAGTCTACAGGGGCGTGATTTCGCCCTCACGATCAATTTGTTTGACGAAGATGACGGCGTAAATTCCTCATTCGCACTGGATAACTTCTTCTTCACCAATTCAAATCAACCTGATGACCCCGTATCTGTGTCTGAGCCAGCCTCACTGAGCCTGTTCCTGATTGCTTTGACAGGTTTTGCATTGAGAAGGCGCAGTGTTCGTAACGCGGCACTCACCAACTAA